The following are encoded together in the Nocardioides okcheonensis genome:
- the fgd gene encoding glucose-6-phosphate dehydrogenase (coenzyme-F420) — translation MTLSIGYKASAEQFGPRDLVELGVRAEEVGLDSVWVSDHLQPWRHEGGHAPNALAALAAIGERTERVVLGTSVLTPTFRYNPAVLAQQFATLALLNPGRVVLGIGSGEALNEISVGLREWPDFKERWARMREAVRLMRALWEGERVTFDGDYYRTVDATIYDRPEGGVPIYVAAGGPQMAKYAGRVGDGFICTSGKGMDLYTDKLLPAVEEGLAAADRSPGDLARMIEIKLSYAPTEEEALENCRFWAPLSLSAEQKHQLDDPVEMAAAADRLPIEQVASRWIIATTPEQVVAAVRPYVDAGFDHLVVHAPGHDQEQFLSSFGADVLPLLRDLGGAPGTD, via the coding sequence ATGACGCTCTCGATCGGCTACAAGGCCTCGGCCGAGCAGTTCGGCCCCCGCGACCTCGTCGAGCTCGGCGTCCGGGCCGAGGAGGTGGGGCTCGACAGCGTCTGGGTGAGCGACCACCTCCAGCCCTGGCGGCACGAGGGCGGCCACGCCCCCAACGCGCTGGCCGCGCTGGCCGCGATCGGCGAGCGCACCGAGCGGGTGGTGCTCGGCACCAGCGTGCTCACCCCCACCTTCCGCTACAACCCGGCGGTGCTGGCCCAGCAGTTCGCCACGCTGGCGCTGCTCAACCCGGGCCGGGTGGTGCTCGGCATCGGCAGCGGCGAGGCGCTCAACGAGATCTCGGTCGGGCTCCGGGAGTGGCCCGACTTCAAGGAGCGCTGGGCCCGGATGCGCGAGGCGGTGCGGCTCATGCGCGCGCTGTGGGAGGGCGAGCGGGTCACCTTCGACGGCGACTACTACCGCACCGTCGACGCCACGATCTACGACCGACCCGAGGGCGGCGTCCCGATCTACGTCGCCGCCGGCGGCCCGCAGATGGCGAAGTACGCCGGCCGGGTGGGCGACGGCTTCATCTGCACCAGCGGCAAGGGCATGGACCTCTACACCGACAAGCTCCTGCCGGCCGTCGAGGAGGGCCTCGCGGCCGCCGACCGCTCGCCCGGCGACCTCGCCCGGATGATCGAGATCAAGCTGTCCTACGCCCCGACCGAGGAGGAGGCGCTGGAGAACTGCCGGTTCTGGGCGCCGCTGTCGCTCAGCGCCGAGCAGAAGCACCAGCTCGACGACCCGGTCGAGATGGCGGCGGCCGCCGACCGGCTGCCGATCGAGCAGGTGGCGTCCCGCTGGATCATCGCCACGACCCCCGAGCAGGTCGTCGCCGCGGTGCGGCCCTACGTCGACGCGGGCTTCGACCACCTCGTCGTGCACGCACCCGGCCACGACCAGGAGCAGTTCCTCTCCTCCTTCGGCGCCGACGTGCTGCCCCTGCTGCGCGACCTCGGGGGCGCGCCCGGGACCGACTGA
- a CDS encoding TIGR03619 family F420-dependent LLM class oxidoreductase, with the protein MSDDLPVLGLGLPVSGRWATPATMIHLARMAEDLGWASLWTFQRLLQPVDGALDPGWEATHNPSARPIGDEAYAAVHDAVLPLALVAGHTSRIGLGTATLCAPFVPPVVLAKQMATLDHLSAGRVTVGLGLGWLPQEYAAAGVPFERRGARMEDYLRCLVALWTDDPVEHAGEFYAVPRSHVRPRPVQDPHPPLLVGGAADAALRRAGRLAQGWIGSTATDLDRLEHSVGLVRSGAEEAGRDPAGVRIVLRAVVELTDADPGRSRRPFRGTVAQVLDDLALVRAAGATEVFADLNLSAATHDDAGRAVGRAEHLLDSLAPARHGSAGD; encoded by the coding sequence GTGAGCGACGACCTCCCGGTGCTGGGCCTGGGGCTGCCGGTCTCGGGCCGGTGGGCGACCCCCGCGACGATGATCCACCTCGCCCGGATGGCCGAGGACCTCGGCTGGGCGTCGCTGTGGACCTTCCAGCGGCTCCTGCAGCCGGTCGACGGCGCGCTGGACCCGGGGTGGGAGGCCACGCACAACCCGTCGGCGCGGCCGATCGGTGACGAGGCGTACGCCGCGGTGCACGACGCGGTGCTCCCGCTCGCCCTCGTCGCCGGCCACACGTCGCGGATCGGCCTCGGCACCGCAACGCTCTGCGCGCCGTTCGTGCCTCCCGTGGTGCTGGCCAAGCAGATGGCCACCCTGGACCACCTCAGCGCCGGCCGCGTGACGGTCGGGCTGGGCCTGGGCTGGCTGCCGCAGGAGTACGCGGCCGCCGGGGTGCCGTTCGAGCGCCGGGGCGCCCGGATGGAGGACTACCTCCGCTGCCTGGTCGCCCTGTGGACCGACGACCCGGTCGAGCACGCCGGGGAGTTCTACGCGGTGCCGCGCTCGCACGTGCGGCCCCGTCCAGTCCAGGACCCGCACCCGCCGCTCCTCGTCGGCGGCGCCGCCGACGCCGCCCTGCGCCGGGCCGGTCGGCTGGCGCAGGGCTGGATCGGCAGCACCGCGACCGACCTCGACCGGCTGGAGCACTCGGTGGGCCTGGTCCGGTCGGGGGCCGAGGAGGCCGGGCGCGACCCGGCGGGCGTACGCATCGTGCTGCGGGCCGTCGTGGAGCTGACCGACGCCGACCCGGGGCGCTCGCGCCGTCCCTTCCGCGGCACGGTCGCGCAGGTGCTCGACGACCTGGCGCTGGTCCGCGCGGCGGGGGCCACCGAGGTCTTCGCCGACCTCAACCTCTCCGCCGCGACCCACGACGACGCCGGGCGGGCCGTGGGGCGGGCCGAGCACCTGCTCGACTCCCTCGCTCCGGCCCGCCACGGCTCCGCGGGGGACTAG
- a CDS encoding LLM class flavin-dependent oxidoreductase gives MKLALYLPTYRNHVTVQELADLTDLAEELDFDSVWTLDRLVTPEASDRGELQYPFGMMKEFPTQLPVESHGKWFQGWPILPWLAARTEKLRFGMSITNTPFRSPALFAAECATIDHLSNGRLNVGIGSGWMPEEFAAASVPERFARRHSHVRETIEICQGIWTNETFEYHGEHADFEPCGFGHKPVQDPHPPIYFSGLRDPKRSANRVAKYGLHGWIGIQDTPREFTEWRTAIGRELEELGKSIDDLDMCSMIWFTITDEDVDQSDNGKVSNILVGSERQIVDMLKTYQEAGMTMPLLWPPFADVPVSKTLDDLKRLKNDIMPKVEAS, from the coding sequence ATGAAGCTCGCCCTCTACCTGCCGACCTACCGCAACCACGTCACGGTGCAGGAGCTCGCCGACCTCACCGACCTCGCCGAGGAGCTCGACTTCGACTCCGTGTGGACCCTCGACCGGCTGGTCACGCCCGAGGCGTCCGACCGCGGGGAGCTGCAGTACCCCTTCGGCATGATGAAGGAGTTCCCGACCCAGCTCCCGGTCGAGTCCCACGGCAAGTGGTTCCAGGGCTGGCCGATCCTGCCGTGGCTCGCGGCGCGCACCGAGAAGCTGCGCTTCGGCATGAGCATCACCAACACGCCCTTCCGCAGCCCGGCGCTGTTCGCCGCCGAGTGCGCCACCATCGACCACCTCTCCAACGGCCGGCTCAACGTCGGCATCGGGTCGGGCTGGATGCCCGAGGAGTTCGCGGCGGCGAGCGTCCCCGAGCGGTTCGCGCGGCGGCACTCGCACGTCCGCGAGACGATCGAGATCTGCCAGGGCATCTGGACCAACGAGACCTTCGAGTACCACGGCGAGCACGCCGACTTCGAGCCCTGCGGCTTCGGCCACAAGCCCGTGCAGGACCCGCACCCGCCGATCTACTTCAGCGGCCTGCGCGACCCGAAGCGCTCGGCCAACCGGGTCGCCAAGTACGGCCTGCACGGCTGGATCGGCATCCAGGACACCCCGCGGGAGTTCACCGAGTGGCGCACCGCGATCGGCCGCGAGCTCGAGGAGCTCGGCAAGTCGATCGACGACCTCGACATGTGCTCGATGATCTGGTTCACCATCACCGACGAGGACGTCGACCAGAGCGACAACGGCAAGGTGTCGAACATCCTCGTCGGCAGCGAGCGTCAGATCGTCGACATGCTGAAGACCTACCAGGAGGCGGGCATGACGATGCCGCTGCTCTGGCCGCCCTTCGCCGACGTCCCGGTCTCGAAGACCCTCGACGACCTCAAGCGCCTCAAGAACGACATCATGCCGAAGGTCGAGGCGTCCTAG
- a CDS encoding AMP-binding protein has protein sequence MNLASWVARNGRRLGDRPALAEGARVTATWTGFAARVAGGAAGFRAMGLEPGDRVAIVMANCPAYLEVQHAAWHAGLVAVPVNARLHRDEVAFILANSGTRVVVTDDAHAADVESLLGEVPSLEAVVRAPGPQWDELRARDPLPLADRGRDDPAWLFYTSGTTGRPKGATLTHGNLLMASLSYFADIDPVAATDSVLHAAPLSHGSGLYGLPHVARGAVSVFPTGSPMDGAELLELTRAWPGLSFFAAPIMVKRLAADPALVDAGPSGLAGLKTIIYGGAPMYLADLEDALATFGPRLAQIYGQGETPMTITGLSKADHADTGHPRWRERVQGVGFPRTDVEVRVVDEDDRELPAGEVGEVVVRGGVVMSGYWEQPDASAETLRGGWLHTGDVGSFDDDGFLTLRDRSKDLIISGGMNIYPREVEEALLCHPGVAAVAVVGRPDPEWGEAVVAFVVADGDEPPTDELDRTCLDRIARFKRPKEYRFVASLPTNNYGKVLKRELRELL, from the coding sequence ATGAACCTCGCCTCGTGGGTGGCGCGCAACGGTCGTCGGCTGGGCGACCGGCCCGCCCTCGCCGAGGGCGCGCGCGTCACGGCGACGTGGACCGGGTTCGCGGCGCGGGTCGCCGGTGGCGCGGCCGGGTTCCGCGCGATGGGGCTCGAGCCGGGCGACCGGGTCGCGATCGTGATGGCCAATTGCCCGGCCTACCTCGAGGTCCAGCACGCCGCGTGGCACGCGGGGCTGGTCGCCGTGCCGGTCAACGCCCGCCTGCACCGCGACGAGGTGGCGTTCATCCTGGCGAACAGCGGCACCCGGGTCGTCGTCACCGACGACGCGCACGCCGCGGACGTGGAGTCCCTGCTGGGCGAGGTGCCGTCGCTCGAGGCGGTCGTGCGCGCCCCCGGCCCGCAGTGGGACGAGCTGCGCGCCCGCGACCCGCTGCCGCTGGCCGACCGCGGCCGCGACGACCCGGCCTGGCTGTTCTACACCAGCGGCACCACCGGACGGCCCAAGGGCGCGACGCTCACCCACGGCAACCTCCTGATGGCCTCGCTCAGCTACTTCGCCGACATCGACCCGGTCGCCGCCACCGACAGCGTCCTGCACGCCGCGCCGCTGTCGCACGGCTCCGGGCTCTACGGCCTCCCGCACGTCGCCCGCGGTGCCGTCAGCGTCTTCCCGACCGGCAGCCCGATGGACGGCGCCGAGCTGCTCGAGCTCACGAGGGCCTGGCCGGGGCTGTCGTTCTTCGCCGCCCCGATCATGGTCAAGCGGCTGGCCGCCGACCCGGCGCTGGTGGACGCGGGCCCGTCGGGACTGGCCGGCCTCAAGACGATCATCTACGGCGGCGCGCCGATGTACCTCGCCGACCTCGAGGACGCGCTCGCGACCTTCGGGCCGCGGCTGGCGCAGATCTACGGCCAGGGCGAGACCCCGATGACGATCACCGGCCTGTCCAAGGCCGACCACGCCGACACCGGCCACCCGCGGTGGCGCGAACGGGTCCAGGGCGTCGGCTTCCCGCGCACCGACGTCGAGGTGCGCGTCGTCGACGAGGACGACCGCGAGCTGCCGGCCGGCGAGGTGGGCGAGGTCGTCGTCCGCGGCGGCGTGGTGATGTCGGGCTACTGGGAGCAGCCGGACGCGAGCGCCGAGACGCTGCGCGGCGGGTGGCTGCACACCGGCGACGTCGGCAGCTTCGACGACGACGGCTTCCTCACCCTGCGCGACCGGTCGAAGGACCTGATCATCAGCGGGGGGATGAACATCTACCCCCGCGAGGTCGAGGAGGCGCTGCTGTGCCACCCGGGGGTCGCCGCCGTCGCCGTGGTCGGCAGGCCCGACCCCGAGTGGGGCGAGGCCGTGGTCGCCTTCGTGGTGGCCGACGGCGACGAGCCGCCCACCGACGAGCTCGACCGCACCTGCCTGGACCGGATCGCGCGCTTCAAGCGGCCCAAGGAGTACCGCTTCGTGGCGTCCCTGCCCACCAACAACTACGGCAAGGTCCTCAAGCGCGAGCTGCGCGAGCTGCTCTGA
- a CDS encoding PNPOx family protein, translating into MRLDQETAAARLDAHVHGVFCTLHPERGPAPLPVVYAVVDGHVGVPIDSVKPKKSSRLQREDNLAADPRGSLLVEHWDPDDWSRLWWVRADTEHVPDPDPALVERLADALAGTVRQYADKPFHRVLVCRIVNLTGWAASED; encoded by the coding sequence ATGCGGCTGGACCAGGAGACGGCAGCGGCCCGTCTGGACGCGCACGTGCACGGCGTGTTCTGCACCCTCCACCCCGAGCGCGGGCCGGCCCCGCTGCCCGTGGTCTACGCCGTGGTCGACGGCCACGTCGGGGTGCCGATCGACTCGGTGAAGCCGAAGAAGTCCTCCCGGCTCCAGCGCGAGGACAACCTCGCCGCCGACCCGCGCGGCTCCCTCCTCGTCGAGCACTGGGACCCCGACGACTGGTCGCGGCTGTGGTGGGTGCGTGCCGACACCGAGCACGTGCCCGACCCGGACCCGGCGCTGGTCGAGCGGCTCGCCGACGCGCTCGCCGGCACCGTGCGGCAGTACGCCGACAAGCCGTTCCACCGGGTGCTGGTGTGCCGGATCGTGAACCTCACCGGCTGGGCGGCCAGCGAGGACTGA
- a CDS encoding NTP transferase domain-containing protein, whose amino-acid sequence MTRRATAVVPVKRLDLAKSRLALADEHRRDLALAFALDTVAALAASTRVAAVVVVTGDAVVAQQVEALGARVVPDRGRDLVASVRTGTRARQADPHAWVVVVPGDLPCLRAADVDRRRGGGARPADRCLRGRPRRHRDHDRPAGARRADRDRVRSRVAAVTAASH is encoded by the coding sequence GTGACGCGGCGCGCGACCGCCGTGGTGCCGGTGAAGCGGCTGGACCTGGCGAAGTCCCGCCTCGCGCTCGCGGACGAGCACCGCCGCGACCTCGCGCTGGCCTTCGCCCTCGACACGGTGGCCGCGCTCGCGGCCAGCACCCGGGTCGCCGCGGTCGTCGTCGTCACCGGTGACGCGGTCGTCGCCCAGCAGGTCGAGGCGCTCGGGGCGCGCGTCGTGCCCGACCGCGGTCGCGACCTCGTGGCGTCGGTGCGGACCGGGACGCGCGCGCGGCAGGCCGACCCGCACGCGTGGGTGGTGGTCGTCCCCGGCGACCTCCCGTGCCTGCGGGCCGCCGACGTCGACCGGCGACGCGGCGGCGGCGCTCGCCCCGCGGACCGGTGCCTTCGTGGCCGACCGCGCCGGCACCGGGACCACGATCGTCCTGCAGGCGCCCGGCGGGCCGACCGCGACCGCGTACGGTCCCGCGTCGCGGCGGTCACCGCGGCCTCGCACTGA
- a CDS encoding GAF domain-containing sensor histidine kinase, which translates to MSALPREPSAGLALDDVQALLDRQTAVLELIAGAAPLADVLTEILTSLEDLMGGGRCSVLLLDRERGTLHHGAAPSLPEAYVAAIDGLAVGDGEGSCGTAAATNAPVVAVDVLTDARWPRYRALATDAGLRSCWSTPIDGRDGLPVGTFAVYHPLPHAPTERDQALVDRFTHLASVAIDHARLIEERRARLEAETARRTAEELSHAKSELLAAVGHEARTPIQAIVGFAELLGTIDLDEARRREALGHIGAAAGHVMDLLSDVLDLSRLEANALPLRLEPVLVPEVVAEAYALLAARAEQRRVVLGSACGDVVVLADRRRLRQVVLNLVANAIRHGHPGGRVEVRAAGGPDRTVLVTVADDGPGIPTELVDRIFSPYARGVPAPGRTAVDALDEGAQEESIGLGLGLAHGLVSAMGGDLRVGATGSAGTTMEFRLPDGAGVGP; encoded by the coding sequence GTGAGCGCCCTGCCGCGCGAGCCGTCCGCGGGGCTGGCCCTCGACGACGTCCAGGCACTGCTCGACCGCCAGACCGCCGTGCTCGAGCTGATCGCCGGCGCGGCACCGCTGGCCGACGTGCTCACCGAGATCCTCACCTCGCTCGAGGACCTGATGGGGGGCGGGCGCTGCTCGGTGCTGCTGCTCGACCGCGAGCGCGGCACCCTCCACCACGGCGCCGCGCCGAGCCTCCCGGAGGCCTACGTCGCCGCCATCGACGGGCTCGCGGTCGGCGACGGCGAGGGCTCGTGCGGCACCGCCGCCGCCACCAACGCACCGGTCGTGGCCGTCGACGTGCTGACCGACGCGCGCTGGCCGCGCTACCGCGCGCTGGCGACCGACGCCGGGCTGCGCAGCTGCTGGTCGACCCCCATCGACGGCCGCGACGGCCTCCCGGTCGGCACCTTCGCCGTCTACCACCCGCTGCCGCACGCCCCCACCGAGCGCGACCAGGCGCTGGTGGACCGCTTCACCCACCTCGCCTCGGTCGCCATCGACCACGCCCGGCTGATCGAGGAGCGCCGGGCCCGGCTCGAGGCCGAGACCGCGCGCCGCACCGCCGAGGAGCTCTCCCACGCCAAGTCCGAGCTGCTCGCCGCCGTCGGCCACGAGGCCCGCACCCCGATCCAGGCGATCGTCGGCTTCGCCGAGCTGCTCGGCACCATCGACCTCGACGAGGCGCGCCGCCGCGAGGCGCTCGGGCACATCGGCGCTGCGGCCGGCCACGTGATGGACCTGCTCTCCGACGTCCTCGACCTGAGCCGGCTGGAGGCCAACGCGCTGCCGCTGCGGCTGGAGCCGGTGCTCGTGCCCGAGGTCGTGGCCGAGGCGTACGCCCTGCTGGCCGCGCGCGCCGAGCAGCGCCGGGTGGTGCTGGGGTCCGCCTGCGGCGACGTCGTGGTGCTCGCCGACCGGCGTCGGCTCCGCCAGGTCGTGCTCAACCTCGTGGCCAACGCGATCCGGCACGGCCACCCGGGTGGGCGCGTGGAGGTCCGTGCGGCCGGCGGCCCCGACCGCACGGTGCTGGTGACGGTCGCCGACGACGGTCCCGGCATCCCCACCGAGCTGGTCGACCGGATCTTCTCGCCGTACGCGCGCGGCGTCCCCGCGCCGGGGCGCACCGCGGTCGACGCGCTCGACGAGGGGGCGCAGGAGGAGAGCATCGGCCTGGGCCTGGGCCTCGCGCACGGGCTGGTGTCCGCGATGGGCGGGGACCTGCGGGTCGGCGCGACCGGGTCGGCCGGGACCACGATGGAGTTCCGGCTGCCCGACGGGGCGGGGGTCGGTCCGTGA
- a CDS encoding response regulator: MGQAATERSGDARAPVVLVVDDDEAIRTVVRWQLDDAGFRVVEADDGPTALRRIRDDHPTLVVLDLSLPGLGGLDVLRSVRGGRVGRSDTPIIVLSGRNGETDRIVGLDLGADDYLVKPFSPGELAARVRSVLRRTSPELAEEAVEVADVRIEPASRRVTRGGTDVDLTPKEFDLLVFLATHPRHVFSRSQLLDRVWNSSSEWLGEATVTEHVHRLRLKLEPDPSAPRLLRTVRGVGYQLVDEP, from the coding sequence ATGGGTCAGGCAGCGACCGAGCGCAGCGGCGACGCCCGCGCGCCCGTCGTGCTCGTGGTCGACGACGACGAGGCGATCCGCACGGTCGTGCGCTGGCAGCTCGACGACGCCGGCTTCCGGGTGGTCGAGGCCGACGACGGCCCGACCGCGCTGCGCCGGATCCGCGACGACCACCCGACCCTCGTCGTGCTCGACCTCTCCCTGCCCGGCCTGGGCGGCCTCGACGTCCTCCGCTCGGTCCGGGGCGGGCGGGTCGGCCGCTCCGACACCCCGATCATCGTGCTGTCCGGGCGCAACGGCGAGACCGACCGCATCGTCGGCCTCGACCTCGGCGCCGACGACTACCTGGTCAAGCCGTTCTCCCCGGGCGAGCTCGCCGCGCGGGTGCGCTCGGTCCTGCGGCGGACGTCGCCCGAGCTGGCCGAGGAGGCGGTCGAGGTCGCGGACGTGCGGATCGAGCCGGCCAGCCGCCGGGTGACCCGCGGCGGCACCGACGTCGACCTCACGCCCAAGGAGTTCGACCTGCTGGTCTTCCTCGCCACCCACCCGCGCCACGTCTTCTCCCGCAGCCAGCTGCTCGACCGGGTGTGGAACTCCTCGTCGGAGTGGCTGGGCGAGGCGACCGTGACCGAGCACGTCCACCGGCTGCGGCTGAAGCTCGAGCCCGACCCGTCCGCGCCGCGGCTGCTGCGCACCGTGCGCGGCGTCGGCTACCAGCTCGTGGACGAGCCGTGA